A section of the Oryza sativa Japonica Group chromosome 1, ASM3414082v1 genome encodes:
- the LOC4327298 gene encoding NAC domain-containing protein 75 isoform X10: MNRGHISSSELIDAKLEERRISTAKHCPSCGNKLDCKPDWVGLPAGVKFDPTDQELIEHLEAKVREEGSRSHPLIDEFIPTIEGEDGICYTHPEKLPGVTRDGLSKHFFHRPSKAYTTGTRKRRKIQTECDVQKGETRWHKTGKTRPVMVSGRQKGCKKILVLYTNFGKHRKPEKTNWVMHQYHLGDLEEEKEGELVVCKIFYQTQPRQCSWSSDRGGGAAATASAVTTAAVQQDQQRRRDSGSGSCSSTRDHEVSATSYSTAGYAVAAAVEMQHLKHAADHFSFAPFRKSFEEVGISGDQVHSNQLGRSEQQHAGQEQQPHRPLLATTTAVPATAFLISRPTNPVSNIVPPAMQHASVVLDHDQFHVPAILLHHDKFQQQQQQKLDRRSAGLEELIMGCTSSSTKGEASIPHSQETEWPYQPYWTPDNQDHHG, translated from the exons ATGAATAGGGGGCACATCAGCAGCTCGGAGCTCATCGACGCCAAGCTCGAGGAACGCCGGATCTCCACGGCCAAGCACTGCCCCAGCTGCGGCAACAAGCTCGACTGCAAACCG GATTGGGTGGGGCTACCGGCAGGAGTCAAGTTCGATCCGACGGACCAGGAGTTGATCGAGCACCTCGAGGCCAAAGTGAGGGAAGAAGGCTCAAGATCTCATCCTCTCATCGATGAGTTCATACCCACGATAGAAGGGGAGGACGGCATATGCTACACCCACCCTGAGAAACTTCCAG GTGTGACAAGGGACGGCCTGAGCAAGCACTTCTTCCACCGGCCGTCGAAGGCGTACACGACGGGGACGAGGAAGCGGCGGAAGATCCAGACGGAGTGCGACGTGCAGAAGGGGGAGACGAGGTGGCACAAGACCGGCAAGACCCGGCCGGTGATGGTGAGCGGCCGGCAGAAGGGGTGCAAGAAGATACTGGTCCTCTACACCAACTTCGGCAAGCACCGCAAGCCGGAGAAGACCAACTGGGTGATGCACCAGTACCACCTCGGCGAcctcgaggaggagaaggaagggGAGCTCGTCGTCTGCAAGATCTTCTACCAGACGCAGCCTCGGCAGTGCAGCTGGTCCtccgaccgcggcggcggcgccgccgccaccgcatccgccgtgacgacggcggcggtgcagcAGGATCAGCAGCGCAGGAGggacagcggcagcggcagctgcTCGTCGACGAGGGACCACGAGGTGTCGGCGACGTCCTACTCGACGGCCGGgtacgccgtcgccgccgccgtcgagatgCAGCATTTGAAGCATGCCGCCGACCATTTCAGCTTCGCGCCTTTCAGGAAGAGTTTCGAGGag GTTGGTATAAGTGGTGATCAGGTACACTCCAATCAGCTTGGGAGGTCGGAGCAGCAGCATGCTGGCCAGGAACAACAGCCGCACCGGCCGTTGCTTGCAACCACGACGGCGGTGCCTGCCACGGCCTTCCTGATCAGCCGGCCGACGAACCCTGTATCAAATATAGTGCCACCAGCAATGCAGCATGCATCTGTCGTTCTTGATCATGATCAGTTCCACGTGCCAGCAATCCTTCTCCACCACGACAAATTTCAG cagcagcagcaacaaaagCTTGACAGGAGGTCTGCCGGCTTGGAGGAACTGATAATGGGCTGCACGTCTTCGAGCACAAAAGGA GAAGCTTCAATTCCTCACTCCCAAGAGACAGAATGGCCTTACCAGCCATACTGGACTCCTGACAACCAGGATCATCATGGATAG
- the LOC4327298 gene encoding NAC domain-containing protein 75 isoform X9, translating to MNRGHISSSELIDAKLEERRISTAKHCPSCGNKLDCKPKDWVGLPAGVKFDPTDQELIEHLEAKVREEGSRSHPLIDEFIPTIEGEDGICYTHPEKLPGVTRDGLSKHFFHRPSKAYTTGTRKRRKIQTECDVQKGETRWHKTGKTRPVMVSGRQKGCKKILVLYTNFGKHRKPEKTNWVMHQYHLGDLEEEKEGELVVCKIFYQTQPRQCSWSSDRGGGAAATASAVTTAAVQQDQQRRRDSGSGSCSSTRDHEVSATSYSTAGYAVAAAVEMQHLKHAADHFSFAPFRKSFEEVGISGDQVHSNQLGRSEQQHAGQEQQPHRPLLATTTAVPATAFLISRPTNPVSNIVPPAMQHASVVLDHDQFHVPAILLHHDKFQQQQQQKLDRRSAGLEELIMGCTSSSTKGEASIPHSQETEWPYQPYWTPDNQDHHG from the exons ATGAATAGGGGGCACATCAGCAGCTCGGAGCTCATCGACGCCAAGCTCGAGGAACGCCGGATCTCCACGGCCAAGCACTGCCCCAGCTGCGGCAACAAGCTCGACTGCAAACCG AAGGATTGGGTGGGGCTACCGGCAGGAGTCAAGTTCGATCCGACGGACCAGGAGTTGATCGAGCACCTCGAGGCCAAAGTGAGGGAAGAAGGCTCAAGATCTCATCCTCTCATCGATGAGTTCATACCCACGATAGAAGGGGAGGACGGCATATGCTACACCCACCCTGAGAAACTTCCAG GTGTGACAAGGGACGGCCTGAGCAAGCACTTCTTCCACCGGCCGTCGAAGGCGTACACGACGGGGACGAGGAAGCGGCGGAAGATCCAGACGGAGTGCGACGTGCAGAAGGGGGAGACGAGGTGGCACAAGACCGGCAAGACCCGGCCGGTGATGGTGAGCGGCCGGCAGAAGGGGTGCAAGAAGATACTGGTCCTCTACACCAACTTCGGCAAGCACCGCAAGCCGGAGAAGACCAACTGGGTGATGCACCAGTACCACCTCGGCGAcctcgaggaggagaaggaagggGAGCTCGTCGTCTGCAAGATCTTCTACCAGACGCAGCCTCGGCAGTGCAGCTGGTCCtccgaccgcggcggcggcgccgccgccaccgcatccgccgtgacgacggcggcggtgcagcAGGATCAGCAGCGCAGGAGggacagcggcagcggcagctgcTCGTCGACGAGGGACCACGAGGTGTCGGCGACGTCCTACTCGACGGCCGGgtacgccgtcgccgccgccgtcgagatgCAGCATTTGAAGCATGCCGCCGACCATTTCAGCTTCGCGCCTTTCAGGAAGAGTTTCGAGGag GTTGGTATAAGTGGTGATCAGGTACACTCCAATCAGCTTGGGAGGTCGGAGCAGCAGCATGCTGGCCAGGAACAACAGCCGCACCGGCCGTTGCTTGCAACCACGACGGCGGTGCCTGCCACGGCCTTCCTGATCAGCCGGCCGACGAACCCTGTATCAAATATAGTGCCACCAGCAATGCAGCATGCATCTGTCGTTCTTGATCATGATCAGTTCCACGTGCCAGCAATCCTTCTCCACCACGACAAATTTCAG cagcagcagcaacaaaagCTTGACAGGAGGTCTGCCGGCTTGGAGGAACTGATAATGGGCTGCACGTCTTCGAGCACAAAAGGA GAAGCTTCAATTCCTCACTCCCAAGAGACAGAATGGCCTTACCAGCCATACTGGACTCCTGACAACCAGGATCATCATGGATAG
- the LOC4327298 gene encoding NAC domain-containing protein 75 isoform X3, which yields MFSLALACLHVPLLGSIKCCVVLLHLPWVGSKPWDSPLSLSLSLSLSLSLVSNITDSHAEKDHHSSTRPPPYAHLYSQLATRRRLTHACARSLPDAYESGMNRGHISSSELIDAKLEERRISTAKHCPSCGNKLDCKPKDWVGLPAGVKFDPTDQELIEHLEAKVREEGSRSHPLIDEFIPTIEGEDGICYTHPEKLPGVTRDGLSKHFFHRPSKAYTTGTRKRRKIQTECDVQKGETRWHKTGKTRPVMVSGRQKGCKKILVLYTNFGKHRKPEKTNWVMHQYHLGDLEEEKEGELVVCKIFYQTQPRQCSWSSDRGGGAAATASAVTTAAVQQDQQRRRDSGSGSCSSTRDHEVSATSYSTAGYAVAAAVEMQHLKHAADHFSFAPFRKSFEEVGISGDQVHSNQLGRSEQQHAGQEQQPHRPLLATTTAVPATAFLISRPTNPVSNIVPPAMQHASVVLDHDQFHVPAILLHHDKFQQQQQKLDRRSAGLEELIMGCTSSSTKGEASIPHSQETEWPYQPYWTPDNQDHHG from the exons atGTTCTCTCTAGCCTTAGCTTGTCTACATGTACCCTTGTTGGGGTCCATCAAGTGTTGTGTAGTACTGCTCCATCTGCCTTGGGTGGGAAGCAAGCCCTGGGattcacctctctctctctctctctctctctctctctctctctctctagtctcCAACATCACAGACTCTCATGCCGAAAAGGATCATCATTCGAGCACAAGGCCTCCTCCATATGCCCAT CTCTATTCACAGCTAGCAACAAGAAGGAGGCTTACACATGCATGTGCACGGTCTCTGCCGGACGCATATGAATCAGGCATGAATAGGGGGCACATCAGCAGCTCGGAGCTCATCGACGCCAAGCTCGAGGAACGCCGGATCTCCACGGCCAAGCACTGCCCCAGCTGCGGCAACAAGCTCGACTGCAAACCG AAGGATTGGGTGGGGCTACCGGCAGGAGTCAAGTTCGATCCGACGGACCAGGAGTTGATCGAGCACCTCGAGGCCAAAGTGAGGGAAGAAGGCTCAAGATCTCATCCTCTCATCGATGAGTTCATACCCACGATAGAAGGGGAGGACGGCATATGCTACACCCACCCTGAGAAACTTCCAG GTGTGACAAGGGACGGCCTGAGCAAGCACTTCTTCCACCGGCCGTCGAAGGCGTACACGACGGGGACGAGGAAGCGGCGGAAGATCCAGACGGAGTGCGACGTGCAGAAGGGGGAGACGAGGTGGCACAAGACCGGCAAGACCCGGCCGGTGATGGTGAGCGGCCGGCAGAAGGGGTGCAAGAAGATACTGGTCCTCTACACCAACTTCGGCAAGCACCGCAAGCCGGAGAAGACCAACTGGGTGATGCACCAGTACCACCTCGGCGAcctcgaggaggagaaggaagggGAGCTCGTCGTCTGCAAGATCTTCTACCAGACGCAGCCTCGGCAGTGCAGCTGGTCCtccgaccgcggcggcggcgccgccgccaccgcatccgccgtgacgacggcggcggtgcagcAGGATCAGCAGCGCAGGAGggacagcggcagcggcagctgcTCGTCGACGAGGGACCACGAGGTGTCGGCGACGTCCTACTCGACGGCCGGgtacgccgtcgccgccgccgtcgagatgCAGCATTTGAAGCATGCCGCCGACCATTTCAGCTTCGCGCCTTTCAGGAAGAGTTTCGAGGag GTTGGTATAAGTGGTGATCAGGTACACTCCAATCAGCTTGGGAGGTCGGAGCAGCAGCATGCTGGCCAGGAACAACAGCCGCACCGGCCGTTGCTTGCAACCACGACGGCGGTGCCTGCCACGGCCTTCCTGATCAGCCGGCCGACGAACCCTGTATCAAATATAGTGCCACCAGCAATGCAGCATGCATCTGTCGTTCTTGATCATGATCAGTTCCACGTGCCAGCAATCCTTCTCCACCACGACAAATTTCAG cagcagcaacaaaagCTTGACAGGAGGTCTGCCGGCTTGGAGGAACTGATAATGGGCTGCACGTCTTCGAGCACAAAAGGA GAAGCTTCAATTCCTCACTCCCAAGAGACAGAATGGCCTTACCAGCCATACTGGACTCCTGACAACCAGGATCATCATGGATAG